A genome region from Syntrophaceae bacterium includes the following:
- a CDS encoding DUF2163 domain-containing protein yields MKNFDADMAAALAAETLSPFWLLELQLSTPVYYTDRDRAIRHDGKTFQPRAFKSADIASAISMSVERLTVTIDDADSVITALFLGENVRKKTAILYYGVIKTDCTILAEEVFRGFIGGWNAVEPDMEIRIVNEMVLWNQKTLRIAQSTCPWIFRGTECGYGGSASWCDQSYERCTALGNADRFGGFEFLPSIMERQVWWGRIPK; encoded by the coding sequence ATGAAGAATTTCGACGCCGACATGGCCGCGGCCCTTGCCGCCGAGACGCTCAGCCCCTTCTGGCTGCTGGAGCTGCAGCTCTCGACGCCCGTGTACTACACGGACCGGGACCGCGCCATCCGCCACGACGGCAAGACCTTCCAGCCCCGCGCCTTCAAGAGCGCCGACATCGCCTCGGCCATCTCCATGTCCGTCGAGCGGCTCACGGTCACGATCGACGACGCCGACTCGGTGATCACGGCCCTCTTCCTGGGCGAGAACGTCCGGAAGAAGACGGCCATCCTGTATTACGGCGTCATCAAGACGGACTGCACGATCCTGGCTGAGGAGGTCTTCCGGGGCTTCATCGGCGGCTGGAACGCCGTCGAGCCCGACATGGAGATCCGGATCGTCAACGAGATGGTCCTGTGGAACCAGAAGACGCTGCGGATCGCGCAGTCCACCTGTCCCTGGATCTTCCGGGGAACGGAGTGCGGCTATGGCGGGTCGGCCTCATGGTGCGACCAGAGCTACGAGCGCTGCACGGCCCTGGGCAACGCGGACCGGTTCGGCGGGTTCGAGTTCCTGCCCTCCATCATGGAGCGGCAGGTGTGGTGGGGGAGGATCCCGAAGTGA
- the hemC gene encoding hydroxymethylbilane synthase, producing MVGAGESTRKGEGTIGRVLKVGTRGSPLALKQAGIVMEELRRRRPGLTLDVHVIKTTGDRMQDVALARIGGKGVFVKELEEALLERRIDLAIHSMKDVPALLPEGLEIAAMLEREDPRDVLISRGNFKLERIPQGARIGTGSLRRGCQLKNIYMDVEIVPIRGNLDTRIKKIERDNLDGIIVAAAGLKRMGWQDRASQFIPPEIMTPAIGQGALGVEVRRGEDVGEIVSVLNHERTFTEVSAERAFLAVFGAGCQVPIAAYGKVEKDSITVTGLVGSLDGRMLVKDRVRGPAAEAEQMGRILAERILAAGGRQIIDEVYRRLS from the coding sequence ATGGTCGGCGCTGGAGAATCAACGCGTAAGGGAGAAGGCACCATCGGACGGGTACTGAAAGTCGGGACGCGGGGAAGCCCGCTGGCCCTCAAGCAGGCGGGCATCGTCATGGAGGAGCTTCGGCGGCGCCGCCCGGGCCTCACCCTGGACGTCCACGTGATCAAGACGACGGGCGACAGGATGCAGGACGTGGCGCTCGCCCGGATCGGCGGCAAGGGGGTCTTCGTGAAGGAACTCGAGGAGGCGCTCCTCGAGCGGCGCATCGACCTGGCGATCCACAGCATGAAGGACGTGCCGGCCCTCCTGCCGGAAGGCCTGGAGATCGCGGCGATGCTCGAGCGGGAGGACCCGCGGGATGTCCTCATCTCGAGGGGGAACTTCAAGCTGGAGCGGATTCCCCAGGGGGCCCGCATCGGCACGGGATCCCTGCGGAGGGGCTGCCAGCTGAAGAACATCTACATGGACGTGGAGATCGTCCCCATCCGCGGCAACCTCGACACGCGGATCAAGAAAATCGAGCGGGACAACCTCGACGGGATCATCGTGGCGGCGGCGGGCCTGAAGCGCATGGGCTGGCAGGACCGCGCCTCGCAGTTCATCCCCCCGGAGATCATGACGCCCGCCATCGGGCAGGGGGCCCTCGGGGTCGAGGTGCGCCGCGGCGAGGATGTCGGGGAGATCGTCTCCGTGCTCAACCACGAGCGGACCTTCACCGAGGTGAGCGCCGAGCGGGCCTTCCTGGCCGTATTCGGCGCGGGCTGCCAGGTCCCCATCGCGGCCTACGGGAAGGTCGAGAAGGACTCGATCACCGTGACGGGACTCGTGGGGAGCCTCGACGGCCGGATGCTCGTCAAGGACCGCGTCCGCGGGCCCGCCGCCGAGGCGGAGCAGATGGGCCGAATCCTGGCGGAGCGGATCCTGGCCGCAGGGGGCCGGCAGATCATCGACGAGGTCTACAGGCGGCTTTCGTAG
- the ccsA gene encoding cytochrome c biogenesis protein CcsA, protein MEALFFKAALAAYLAATAGYLASLVARRVMVARIATWVLGLAAALHAVHFLGVCAERGFNVAVNVFEAASLFAWIVSGAYLAFQVRTKTRVLGAIVAPFAALLMMVASLGVEGTMAIPDALQGRLVPIHVTLSILGQGLFALASLAGVMYCIQDRQIRRRRMGRLARYLPSLGDLDRINHAGLLWGFPLLTLGLIAGSVWAASAWGGSNWVSDPKTVWSFAVWCIYAFLLHQRLAIGWKGRKIAVLSIAALVVLISAFIGVNFMSTVHRFT, encoded by the coding sequence ATGGAGGCACTGTTTTTCAAAGCGGCCCTGGCGGCCTACCTGGCGGCAACGGCGGGCTACCTCGCGTCTCTCGTGGCCCGGCGCGTCATGGTGGCCAGGATCGCCACGTGGGTGCTCGGCCTTGCCGCGGCGCTCCACGCCGTCCATTTCCTGGGCGTCTGCGCCGAGAGGGGGTTCAACGTGGCCGTGAACGTCTTCGAGGCCGCCTCCCTCTTCGCCTGGATCGTCTCGGGCGCCTATCTCGCCTTCCAGGTGCGGACCAAGACGAGGGTTCTCGGGGCCATCGTGGCACCGTTCGCCGCGCTGCTCATGATGGTTGCGTCGCTGGGCGTCGAGGGGACCATGGCCATCCCCGACGCCCTGCAGGGCAGGCTGGTGCCGATCCACGTCACGCTCTCGATCCTCGGCCAGGGGCTCTTCGCCCTCGCCTCGCTCGCGGGGGTCATGTACTGCATCCAGGACCGCCAGATCCGCCGGCGCCGCATGGGGCGCCTGGCCCGCTACCTGCCGTCGCTGGGGGATCTGGACCGGATCAATCACGCGGGACTCCTGTGGGGGTTCCCCCTGCTCACCCTGGGTCTCATCGCCGGGTCCGTCTGGGCCGCATCGGCCTGGGGCGGGAGCAACTGGGTTTCGGACCCCAAGACGGTCTGGTCCTTTGCCGTGTGGTGCATCTACGCCTTTCTGCTGCATCAGCGGCTCGCCATCGGGTGGAAAGGGCGGAAGATCGCCGTGCTGTCCATCGCCGCCCTCGTCGTGCTCATCTCGGCGTTCATCGGCGTGAACTTCATGAGCACGGTGCACAGGTTCACGTGA
- a CDS encoding bifunctional precorrin-2 dehydrogenase/sirohydrochlorin ferrochelatase has product MRYYPVGLDILNRRCLVVGGGEVGQRKTERLLECGARVTVVGKKLTPALKRLVRAGRVSHVAEDYGEAQLDGAFLVIGATDDRAVNDRIFRDARRRGVLANIVDDPERCDFILPALCRQGDLVITVATGGRSPALAKKLRKELEERYGPEYGVLLRLLGEVRGRVIERGEGPDENRKIFEALVESDILERIRRGHWRKVEETVRNLAGVTIDLRTIAGSGSVKKGKGAGRRRPGGKGPENRGR; this is encoded by the coding sequence ATGCGATATTACCCGGTCGGCCTCGACATCCTCAATCGGCGCTGTCTCGTCGTCGGCGGCGGCGAGGTGGGGCAGCGCAAGACGGAGCGCCTCCTCGAGTGCGGTGCCCGTGTGACCGTCGTGGGAAAGAAGCTCACGCCGGCCCTCAAACGGCTCGTGCGTGCGGGCCGCGTGAGCCACGTGGCGGAAGATTACGGCGAGGCCCAGCTCGACGGCGCCTTTCTCGTGATCGGGGCGACGGACGACCGTGCGGTCAATGACCGGATCTTCCGCGACGCGCGCCGTCGGGGGGTCCTGGCCAACATCGTCGATGACCCGGAGCGCTGCGACTTCATCCTGCCCGCCCTGTGCCGGCAGGGGGACCTGGTGATCACCGTCGCGACGGGGGGCAGGAGCCCGGCCCTGGCCAAGAAGCTCCGGAAGGAGCTCGAGGAGCGCTACGGGCCCGAGTACGGGGTGCTCCTGAGGCTCCTGGGCGAGGTCCGCGGCCGCGTCATCGAGCGCGGGGAGGGGCCGGACGAGAACCGGAAGATCTTCGAGGCCCTCGTGGAATCCGACATCCTCGAGCGCATCCGCAGGGGACACTGGCGCAAGGTCGAGGAGACGGTGAGGAACCTCGCCGGCGTGACCATCGACCTCCGGACGATTGCGGGTTCGGGCTCGGTGAAAAAAGGCAAGGGCGCCGGCCGCAGGCGGCCCGGCGGGAAGGGTCCTGAAAACAGGGGCAGATGA
- the prmA gene encoding 50S ribosomal protein L11 methyltransferase: MPGSSEKSAAPREKWVRFKLYTPSALEEALSNYLTEMGAQGVFEEFLEPGGSDLPEPESLDERVLNAYFPSDADDAKRAARLQAYIDSLAELFPDLEKPSFNTEVIVDPQWGEVWKRYFKPLRISKNIIVKPSWERYAATGRETVIEIDPGMAFGTGQHPSTSMCLQAMEEILLKDRTFQKWRVLDVGTGTGILGISAAKLGAATVLCVDIDPQAVEIAHKNVAVNHVGDRVVIVNSDVARIKGSFELIAANLTAETLIKIKSHLVKLMERGGYLVISGIIAKNRQDVEKAFTRDDLVLHRVIDDKEWVCCVYRKPAKA; the protein is encoded by the coding sequence ATGCCCGGCAGCTCGGAAAAGTCGGCCGCACCCCGGGAGAAATGGGTCCGTTTCAAGCTATACACCCCATCCGCGCTGGAGGAGGCCCTCTCGAACTACCTCACCGAAATGGGGGCCCAGGGGGTCTTCGAGGAGTTCCTGGAGCCGGGGGGCTCCGATCTCCCCGAGCCGGAGTCCCTGGACGAGCGCGTCCTCAACGCCTATTTCCCCTCCGACGCCGACGACGCGAAACGCGCGGCCCGGCTACAGGCTTACATCGACAGCCTGGCCGAGCTCTTCCCCGACCTCGAGAAGCCCAGCTTCAACACGGAGGTCATCGTCGACCCGCAGTGGGGCGAGGTCTGGAAGCGCTACTTCAAGCCCCTGCGGATCAGCAAGAACATCATCGTCAAGCCCTCCTGGGAACGCTACGCCGCGACGGGCCGGGAGACGGTCATCGAGATCGACCCCGGCATGGCCTTCGGCACGGGCCAGCACCCCTCCACGAGCATGTGCCTCCAGGCCATGGAGGAGATTCTGCTCAAGGACCGCACCTTCCAGAAGTGGAGAGTCCTCGACGTGGGAACCGGGACGGGGATCCTGGGCATCTCTGCCGCCAAGCTCGGCGCTGCGACCGTCCTGTGCGTCGACATCGACCCGCAGGCCGTGGAGATCGCCCACAAGAACGTCGCCGTCAACCACGTGGGCGACCGCGTCGTGATCGTCAACAGCGACGTGGCCCGGATCAAGGGCAGCTTCGAGCTGATCGCGGCCAACCTCACGGCGGAGACCCTCATCAAGATCAAGTCGCACCTCGTCAAGTTGATGGAACGGGGCGGCTACCTCGTCATCTCGGGGATCATCGCGAAGAACCGGCAGGACGTGGAGAAGGCCTTCACCCGCGACGACCTGGTCCTGCACCGGGTCATCGACGACAAGGAGTGGGTCTGCTGCGTCTACCGCAAGCCGGCGAAGGCCTGA
- a CDS encoding phage tail tape measure protein: MAENEVKLRITTDASGAVTGIEQVRSSMQKLQKSAEGISAQLKGLLSFTIAGVGLYQMVSVGKDLAELGAKAQQAEESFRLMAESVGINAEQMYQAMKTASRGIMDDSDLMQKAAKGIAQGLRSDELVAIAQGARYAARLAGEDVKTAYETITDAIANQMPKALRRYGLVTKEEMSLLNRAMAAGVEDIRLADIALANLAIQTGRFGTEAETAYESMQRLRAEWNNMKEQAGKGIVAVVDVIYRTFLQRSPGEAESIAGIDAFGRPVDMGKTEYRGKITAERPYDPYSEGNLLRAEAERDKFWAVEKMKTAIAEKENQKRLEEIARLNEHIEDMWARQVLTVEEQATRQADIWRRKGADRVLVEEWLANELERIRISEDARLTERLSKIYEREQKNALAIAEIYADTEARSAISRLNFQKQILSEKEGLGLMTASERLLAEHDLARKILEAEESRLRVLLTRKSQHITEDDLEGQREILKLALEHKEISQQILETEELRVLRLKEFQGGFAEGLDAGARKYFSEIEGSFRRGRTQAEQTARGMEQAFSDGFFAVFTGQVDRLEDVWTNFCHSMARAWSDTLAQMVMESLKGSGGGLFGGLDSILSGAESFDLFALLGGGSGMFFEEGGIFSAGRLVPFAAGGIVERPTVFRMASGMGLMGEEGPEAVMPLGRTASGELGVKGMGSGGVVIVNNIRAIDTQSFADVCRRNPQAITQTVSSEMKDGKLKHWKPFMGG; the protein is encoded by the coding sequence ATGGCCGAAAATGAGGTCAAGCTGCGGATCACCACGGACGCCTCCGGGGCCGTCACGGGGATCGAGCAGGTCCGCTCCTCCATGCAGAAGCTGCAGAAGTCGGCCGAGGGGATCTCCGCCCAGCTCAAGGGGCTCCTCTCCTTCACCATCGCCGGCGTCGGGCTCTACCAGATGGTCTCCGTCGGGAAGGACCTGGCCGAGCTCGGCGCCAAGGCCCAGCAGGCCGAGGAGTCATTCCGGCTCATGGCCGAGAGCGTCGGGATCAACGCCGAGCAGATGTACCAGGCCATGAAGACCGCTTCCCGCGGGATCATGGACGATTCGGACCTCATGCAGAAGGCGGCCAAGGGGATCGCCCAGGGGCTGCGGTCCGACGAGCTCGTCGCCATCGCCCAGGGCGCCCGTTACGCGGCGCGCCTGGCCGGCGAGGATGTCAAGACGGCCTACGAGACGATCACCGACGCGATCGCCAACCAGATGCCCAAGGCCCTCCGGCGCTACGGTCTCGTCACGAAGGAAGAGATGAGCCTGCTCAACCGGGCCATGGCCGCCGGCGTCGAGGACATCCGTCTTGCCGACATCGCCCTGGCCAATCTCGCCATCCAGACGGGCCGGTTCGGCACGGAGGCCGAGACGGCCTACGAGAGCATGCAGCGCCTGCGGGCTGAGTGGAACAACATGAAGGAGCAGGCGGGCAAGGGAATCGTCGCCGTCGTCGATGTCATCTACCGCACGTTCCTGCAGCGCAGCCCCGGAGAAGCCGAGAGTATCGCCGGGATCGATGCGTTCGGCAGACCTGTGGATATGGGGAAAACCGAATATCGCGGCAAGATCACGGCCGAACGGCCCTACGATCCGTATTCGGAGGGGAACCTCCTGCGCGCCGAGGCCGAGCGGGACAAGTTCTGGGCCGTCGAGAAGATGAAGACGGCCATCGCCGAGAAGGAGAACCAGAAGCGCCTCGAAGAAATCGCGAGGCTCAACGAGCACATCGAGGATATGTGGGCCCGGCAGGTCCTGACGGTTGAGGAGCAGGCGACGCGGCAGGCGGATATCTGGCGCAGGAAAGGCGCGGATCGGGTTTTGGTCGAGGAATGGCTTGCAAACGAGCTGGAGCGGATACGGATCTCGGAGGACGCTAGGCTGACGGAGCGCCTCTCGAAGATTTACGAGCGCGAGCAGAAAAACGCCCTGGCCATCGCCGAGATCTACGCCGATACGGAAGCCCGATCCGCAATCTCTCGGCTGAATTTTCAAAAGCAAATCCTCTCGGAGAAGGAAGGCCTCGGCCTGATGACCGCCTCCGAGAGACTGTTGGCGGAGCACGACCTGGCGCGGAAGATCCTCGAGGCCGAGGAGTCTCGCCTGCGCGTGCTCCTGACGAGGAAATCCCAGCACATCACCGAGGACGACCTCGAGGGTCAGCGCGAGATCCTCAAGCTCGCCTTGGAGCACAAGGAAATCTCGCAGCAGATACTGGAGACCGAGGAACTGCGGGTCCTGCGCCTGAAGGAGTTCCAGGGCGGCTTCGCCGAAGGCCTCGACGCCGGCGCCCGGAAGTATTTCAGCGAGATCGAGGGGTCCTTCCGCCGCGGGCGCACGCAGGCGGAACAGACGGCACGCGGCATGGAGCAGGCGTTTTCCGACGGCTTCTTCGCCGTCTTCACGGGGCAAGTGGACAGGCTGGAAGATGTCTGGACAAACTTCTGTCACTCCATGGCCCGCGCCTGGTCGGACACGCTGGCGCAGATGGTGATGGAGAGCCTGAAGGGGTCCGGCGGCGGGCTGTTCGGCGGCCTCGATTCTATCCTTTCCGGAGCGGAGTCTTTTGACCTTTTCGCCCTGCTCGGAGGGGGCTCGGGGATGTTCTTCGAGGAAGGCGGAATCTTCAGCGCCGGCCGCCTCGTTCCCTTTGCCGCGGGAGGGATCGTCGAGCGGCCGACGGTATTCCGCATGGCCTCCGGCATGGGACTCATGGGCGAGGAAGGACCCGAGGCCGTCATGCCCCTTGGGAGGACCGCCTCGGGCGAGCTGGGCGTGAAAGGCATGGGGTCGGGCGGGGTCGTGATCGTCAACAACATCCGGGCCATCGACACGCAGAGCTTCGCGGATGTCTGCCGACGCAACCCGCAGGCGATCACGCAGACCGTATCCTCCGAGATGAAAGACGGCAAACTCAAGCACTGGAAGCCGTTCATGGGGGGCTGA
- a CDS encoding RDD family protein has product MDRHYGGFWRRLYAFTVDKIILGFIGMVLFFVGATAFGLGISPRAMSADPEALLELGGRVFLLYQTVTVLLDMAYFTYFHGTTGQTPGKRLLGLRVVQETGEPIGFGTAFLRWVGYIVSGIPMLMGFLWAGADRRKQGWHDKIAGTVVIDLYQVVEIEIPPKNALTNQGNLFS; this is encoded by the coding sequence ATGGATAGGCACTACGGCGGGTTCTGGCGGCGGCTCTACGCCTTCACGGTCGACAAGATCATCCTCGGTTTCATCGGCATGGTCCTGTTTTTCGTTGGTGCGACGGCCTTCGGCCTCGGCATCTCTCCCCGCGCCATGTCAGCCGACCCGGAGGCCCTGCTGGAGCTGGGGGGGAGGGTCTTCCTGCTGTACCAGACCGTCACCGTCCTGCTGGATATGGCCTACTTCACGTACTTCCACGGCACGACGGGGCAGACGCCGGGCAAACGGCTGCTGGGGCTTCGAGTCGTCCAGGAAACGGGCGAGCCGATCGGCTTCGGGACGGCCTTCCTGCGCTGGGTGGGCTACATCGTCTCCGGCATCCCCATGCTGATGGGCTTCCTCTGGGCGGGCGCGGACAGGCGCAAGCAGGGCTGGCATGACAAAATCGCCGGCACCGTCGTCATCGATCTCTACCAGGTCGTCGAGATCGAGATCCCGCCAAAAAATGCCTTGACAAACCAGGGCAATTTATTTAGTTAA
- a CDS encoding glutamyl-tRNA reductase: MNVILVGMNHKTAPLEIRERLSFSWGDGLRPHEELLKSPAVKEVLYLSTCNRVEVLVRAEDMEEAIARVKSFILRHGNLAAEELEKCLYVYCGGDAVRHLFRVASSLDSMVMGEPQILGQVKDAYRSCVEQKASGIILNKLLHHAFRTAKRVRTETAIASNAVSVGFAAVEMAKKILGSLEGRTVLLVGAGEMSELAARHLVSNGAGSVIVANRTYARAVQVAEEIHGVPVGFDQLEEKLREADIVISSTGAAGYILTPAMVQGALRRRKNRLLFIIDIAVPRDVDPEVGRIDNVYLFNIDDLQGVVDENVRNRLQEAEKAEGIIDEEVLKFAEWYNTLEVVPTIVSLREKVESIMRAEMERSGSWLRTLSEEDRRNIEILATQIINKILHDPVTGLKEESQTNGAMPYVAAIRKLFRLGSEDVSEPEDGPDRSADGEGEKVRR, from the coding sequence ATGAACGTCATCCTCGTCGGCATGAACCACAAGACGGCGCCGCTGGAGATCCGGGAGCGTCTCTCGTTTTCCTGGGGCGACGGCCTGCGCCCGCACGAGGAGCTCCTCAAGTCGCCGGCCGTCAAGGAGGTCCTCTACCTCTCGACGTGCAACCGTGTCGAGGTCCTCGTACGGGCCGAGGACATGGAAGAGGCCATCGCCCGGGTGAAGTCCTTCATCCTCCGGCACGGCAACCTCGCCGCCGAGGAGCTGGAGAAGTGCCTCTACGTCTATTGCGGCGGCGACGCCGTGCGCCACCTCTTCCGGGTCGCCTCGAGCCTGGACTCCATGGTCATGGGCGAGCCCCAGATCCTCGGGCAGGTCAAGGATGCCTACCGCAGCTGCGTGGAGCAGAAGGCCTCGGGGATCATCCTCAACAAGCTGCTCCACCATGCCTTCCGCACGGCCAAGCGCGTGCGGACGGAGACGGCCATCGCGAGCAACGCCGTCTCGGTGGGCTTCGCCGCCGTGGAGATGGCGAAGAAGATCCTGGGGAGCCTGGAGGGCAGGACGGTGCTGCTCGTGGGCGCAGGAGAGATGTCGGAGCTTGCCGCGCGGCACCTGGTCAGCAACGGGGCGGGGAGCGTCATCGTGGCCAACCGCACCTACGCGCGGGCCGTGCAGGTCGCCGAGGAGATCCACGGGGTCCCGGTGGGCTTCGACCAGCTCGAGGAGAAGCTCCGGGAGGCCGACATCGTCATCAGCTCCACGGGCGCCGCGGGCTACATCCTCACCCCGGCGATGGTCCAGGGCGCGCTCAGGCGCCGGAAGAACCGCCTGCTCTTCATCATCGACATCGCCGTGCCGCGAGACGTGGACCCCGAGGTGGGCCGGATCGACAACGTCTACCTCTTCAACATCGACGATCTGCAAGGGGTGGTCGACGAGAACGTGCGCAACCGCCTCCAGGAGGCCGAGAAGGCCGAGGGGATCATCGATGAGGAGGTCCTGAAGTTCGCCGAGTGGTACAACACCCTCGAGGTGGTTCCCACGATCGTGTCGCTGCGGGAGAAGGTGGAGTCGATCATGCGCGCCGAGATGGAGAGGTCGGGGTCGTGGCTGAGGACCCTCTCGGAGGAGGACCGGAGGAACATCGAGATCCTCGCGACGCAGATCATCAACAAGATCCTTCACGACCCCGTCACGGGGCTCAAGGAGGAGAGCCAGACCAACGGGGCGATGCCCTACGTGGCGGCCATCCGGAAATTGTTCAGACTCGGCTCCGAGGATGTTTCAGAACCGGAGGATGGTCCGGATCGTTCTGCGGACGGGGAAGGTGAGAAGGTGAGAAGGTAA
- a CDS encoding 16S rRNA (uracil(1498)-N(3))-methyltransferase — translation MTPRIYFPPIPEGKESVELAADTVRYLRSVLRLGRGDAILLFDGTGWEYRSVIERLEGRGGTARIVARKRVPVQSPVRITLAQALPKGDKMEFIVQKATELGAARIIPFRSARTIPQRTEDRSARRLERWRRIAAEAAEQCGRADVPEIAEPLAFREALGQAPPGAVKIFFWEAESERSIREILRGAEARSAREFFLVVGPEGGLSGEEAELARQAGFLTASLGRLVLRVETAALAILAVLQYECGLLGALEGKDHDG, via the coding sequence ATGACGCCCCGGATCTATTTCCCCCCCATCCCCGAAGGGAAGGAGTCTGTCGAGCTGGCCGCGGACACGGTCCGCTACCTGCGAAGCGTGCTCCGCCTGGGCCGCGGTGACGCGATCCTGCTGTTCGACGGGACGGGCTGGGAGTACCGGAGCGTGATCGAGCGCCTCGAGGGCCGGGGGGGCACGGCGCGAATCGTCGCCCGCAAGCGCGTGCCCGTCCAGAGCCCCGTGCGCATCACGCTGGCCCAGGCCCTGCCGAAGGGCGACAAGATGGAATTCATCGTCCAAAAGGCGACGGAGCTGGGCGCGGCCCGCATCATCCCCTTCCGCTCCGCCCGGACGATCCCGCAGCGCACCGAGGACAGGTCCGCGCGGCGGCTCGAGCGCTGGCGCCGGATCGCCGCCGAGGCGGCCGAGCAGTGCGGCCGGGCCGACGTGCCCGAGATCGCCGAGCCCCTCGCCTTCCGGGAGGCCCTCGGGCAGGCGCCGCCGGGGGCCGTGAAGATCTTCTTCTGGGAGGCCGAATCGGAGCGCTCCATCCGGGAGATCCTGAGGGGCGCCGAGGCCCGGTCGGCCCGGGAGTTCTTTCTCGTCGTCGGGCCCGAGGGCGGCCTGTCGGGCGAGGAGGCGGAGCTGGCGAGGCAGGCGGGTTTCCTGACGGCAAGCCTCGGACGGCTCGTCCTGCGCGTGGAGACCGCGGCCCTTGCCATTCTCGCCGTTTTGCAGTATGAATGCGGCCTGCTCGGGGCGCTCGAGGGAAAGGATCACGATGGATAG